The window CTCGCCAAATTAATTTACAAGCCAGAAATCTAGCTGAAGCATTCCGCGAGTGTCCACCCGATGAGATGCGTCATCTCATGCGAGCCATCCGAATtgctgccaaggctgccgTCTTCAATTCAGTTGGCGGGGATCGCCTCAGACTCAAACAAGGAGAGATAAAAGACGAGGTCAAATTTAAGACTATGAGCGACTTGGAGTTCGACATTGAGGGCAAGTCGTATGATGTCGTTCAATTCGTTGTCGAAAAGGATTCCATCAGTTTCCACCACGGGCTGCATTATACGCTATCTTGGTTGATCGAGTGTGGAAGGTCTCTTCCTACCTCCAAAATGCGGGCCCTGCTGAGCTTCACTCGCCAAGAGCTCAAGTCGAAGCCAAGGCTCATGGCGGTAGGACCTATACAAATACCCAAGAAAGATTATAGTCCTGAGGACTATTTGATGGCTCTCTTCGACTACCCTCTCCGCGTCTGTGCTTGGCTAGCCCAGATAAAAGCCAACATGTGGGTTCGAAATGGCATTAGCCTCCGCCATCAAGCCAGTACCTACCGTGGCGTTGGGCAGAGAGATGTCTCTCATCATCGAGACATATTTCTTTTACAAACCGCAATGGTAGTATGCGATCCTGCTCGAGTCTTAGCGTCCATCATTGACCGATTTGGAATGGAAAATTGGGTAAAGGGTATTTTTGAAGTTTTTTCAGAAGCTCAAGATGATGCTCAGCATCTCGATGTTGTAGAAGACATGATCCATCTTCTCATCGTTCTCCTAAGCGATCGCACCAGTTTAATTGCCCCAGAGGATCAGCCTAATTCTCGGCTACTGGCTATGCGCCGCGATATCATCCATGTATTGTGCCTCAAGCCCCTTTCTTTCAACGAGATTTGCTTGAAGCTTCCTGAAAAATACCAAGAGTCGGAAGAATTCCACCAGGTGTTGGATGAGATGGCTACGTTCAAACCACCTGAGGGCGTGTCTGATGTGGGAACCTTTGAGCTTCGTCATGAGTTCATCGAAGAGATCGACCCTTACATTGCGCACTATAATAAGAATCAACGTGAGGAGTCTGAGCTTGCTTACCGCAAAAAGATGGCCAAAAAGACAGGCAAAGCGATTGACGAAATCGTCTTTGAGCCGAAGCTCCGACCGATACCATCAGGTTTGTTCCAGCATCTAGCTGATTTTACCAGCACGGGCGTCTTTGCACAGGTTATATACTACTCGTTGTTATATGTATTAACATCTCACAAAATTACGCCGTCGGTGCCCAACACGAGGCTGGAAACGTTCCTCCAAGTGGTTCTTCACCTTATCCTGCTGGCTATCATGGAAGATAAAAGCATTGAGACGGACATTCCGGGTAAACATCCAAAATCCTTTGTCCACGCCGCACTTACACGGATCGCCCGGAGCAACTTTATGCGCGAAGCAAAGGACGCCAGGACTATCGTTTCGCTCTTAGATATGCTGTCTACCAATGAGGACTTCAAAGCGGTTCATCCAAGAATTTCCCTCGTTCTCAAGCGCCTCAAGCAAAAACGACCGACGACATTTAACGCAGAATTTCTGAAACTTGGGCTGCCCTTAGATCGCGTTAATACCGCGTCCCCAGCTAACATCTCTGTTGACGGCGAGcgtgagagaagaaagcaggcAGCGATCGATCGCCAGGCCAGAGTTATGGCACAgtttcagcagcaacaaaagAGTTTCTTAGAAAATCAGGGCACTATTGACTGGGGGTCTGACCttgacgaggaagaggaggagacagAGCAAACCGAAGACCGTAAACACAATTGGAAGTTTCCAACTGGAACTTGTATCCTATGCCAAGAGGAAGCTGATGACCGACGTCTGTATGGTGCTTTTGCCCAAATAAATGAGAGCCTTATCTTTCGTCAAACAGACTTTCAAGACCCTGACCTCGTCCGAGAAGCTTCTCAAACTCCATGCAACCTCGACCGTTCGGCAGAGGATATTCGGCCTTTTGGTATTGCCCAGGAAAACAGAAAGATGGTTGAGAAACTCAATGCTCAGGGAGATACATTCCTTGCCGAGCGACAGACCATTGGCAGAGGATTCAAGGCCTCCCTTTCACGATCGGGGCCAGTGGCCAGCAGCTGTGGGCATATGATGCATTACAGCTGTTTTGAGCAGTACGTCGAGGCCGCAAATCGTCGTCACACACATCAAATTGCCCGACATCATCCTGAGAACATTAATCGGCACGAATTCGTATGCCCCCTCTGCAAGGCTCTGGGTAACGTTTTTGTGCCAATCGTTTGGAAGGGATTGGAGGAATCCTATCCGGGAAATCTCCAAGCAGAGGAAAGCTTTGAAGATTTTCTGGACAAGCAAATGTCATCGTACCCATTTGGCGGTAGCAAGGCCCGTGAGGTGGATGATTCAAGGCTACCTGATATCTACACCCCAAGCCTTCCTGGCAGTTTACTACAAACGATAACTCAATTAAAACCTCCTCAAAATCCTCATTGGGCAGGCAAGGAAGACCCGGACATCCGATCGTCGACAACGCCGAGGGCATCAGGCAGCTCTTCGAGATCCGCGGCCGCCGCAGAGACCTCGGAAGCAGGGGCCAATCAGCAATCGGTAACTGCCAACGAGCTTCTGCTCTTGGAGCTGTTAGCAGCTTACCATCGCATTAAGGAGACTCTTGTGGTAAACAAGCTGGAGACCCGCTACCCTGTGGACAAGATGCAAGCAGGGGAAGATTTACACTCGAGCGATACATTGGTTCAGGTGGTTGGGTGCACCATATCCTCTGTGGAGATAGAACAACGTGGAGTGGAAGCCCAGCCAGGGATGACGTTGATTGAGAAGATTCCAGAGCAAGTAATCTCTCATTTACGGATTCTTGCGGAAACTACGTCGGCATATATAGCGATGGGTGGTCGGCATTCTCTTCCAGGGGGCCGAATAGAAAGCGAGTTCATCGCAGATGCGGAACAGCAGCATGGCCAGCTCTTCATGGCGCAATATTTTGGAGCGGAAGCTGGCGATGCGCGACGGCGGCTGTATAGCTATCCACCGCTGTTGAGCATGGACCCCTTCCTCTTTTTAGTTGAGTGCAGCTACGGTCTGGTGGTAGCCCAAAACGTCGACATCATGCATGTTGTCAGGCTATGCTACTTGGCGGAGATTGTCAAGGTTGTCTTCCATATGGGTCGCAATATGCCGGTAGGCCTATGGTTCGGCACGTTGGCCAATCGACAGACTCAAGATCCTGTCATGAACAACTTTGCGGATTTCGCCCTGACTTTGAGCAAATCGAGCGTGGAGTATCAAGCGAGGTCTGGTAACGATATTCCAGATATGGGAGAAAATCGAGGCTTCCAGCAGCCAGGTGTAGACAGTCTAGAAGGATGGTATTCATTTGTGAAGAAATACGCGTTGGCGTTTTTGCGGAAAACCACAATATTCCTCCACGTCAAATATGGCGTGGACTTTAACACCCACATCTCTTCAAACCCGGACGCGGATGAGCTCGATCGCCTCACTGAGGCCCTGCAGCTGCCGACGTTTGATGAAATGTGTGCAGCCATGACGATGGATTCCGTGACTTGTGGATGGCCCAATACTATGCCCGCATTAGTGACGGGCTGGGTGAAACACCAAGTGCTCTGGACTAAGGGTTTTCCCGACTTGGTCCCTTCAGCGATGGTCAGCCATCCCGGCATATTCGAACTCATTGGGCTCCCTAGAACGTTTGATACCTTGATCGAAGAAGCAGCGAGGAGGAAGTGCCCCACGACGGGTAAAGATCTCACGGATCCCGTCATTTGTCTTTTCTGCGGAGATTTGTTCTGCAGCCAGGGCACATGTTGCCAGAAACTTGATACGGATGGCACTAAGCTAGGTGGTGCCCAGCAGCATATGAAAAAGTACGGCcatctgtctctctctctctctctctctctctctctctctttttttttttttttttttttttttttttttttttttaagttgaATTTGCAAATGACTAATTTTGATATAGGTGCCAAAGGAACATTGGAGTATTCCTTAATGTGCGGAAGTGTGCTATCGTCTACCTATTTTACCGCTCTGGGTCATTCACTCCTGCGCCGTACATTGATAAATACGGCGAGACAGACCCACAGCTGCGACATGGGCGACAGCTGTATTTGAATCAAAAACGATACGACTCCATGATCAGAAGCACGGTACTGAAGCATGGAGTTCCCAGCCTCATCAGCCGAAAGCTAGAGGCGGACATTAACAATGGGGGTTGGGATACCTTGTAAGATGGAGAATACGATGCGAGTGACTATTACGATGAACCTTGGTAAAGAAGGATTTTGCATCGAAAGGTTTTGTGGCAGAGCTTGAGAATATTGTGTTTTGGCGTATCAAGATGGGTTACTGTTTTTTCTTACTGCTTGTATGGATTTATAGACAGGAACCTTTTGTTTTGCAAGTGTACTCTGTAGGAAAAATCATTAACGTTATGCATTCATATCCTCTAGGCAGAGCAATTGGGTTACTCAGCAGCACGGTGAGATGGATACTCTTGTGAAGCCAGACATTtttcagaaaaaaaaaaggataaataTACGAAATTATCATTCAGGGCCCCAGCCGTGGCAATGTCACgaatttttagctattttcaTCTACTGTTTCTACTGCCTCCAGGTGTATCTGGCAGATGAATGATTTCCTGTGTGGACTGATTTCCTTGTCGGGCCATAGCTAGGGTGCTGAATGATGACTTCCTAGATAAAAGAGCATATCTAAATGCAAATACGTTACTGAGAAGACAAAAGCACATGCCATTTGCCATTGTGCCATACGGTGTGGAGTGTAGCAATATGGGAAATAAACACTGTATTGACCACCGCCCTCCCAGCCAATCGGGTCGATCGCCACTAAAGCAACGCGCCGCGAAAAGGCTATACAAGGGAAAAAGGCCAGCCGCTGGTTGGTTCGCCCGCGAGGCTTCGCATCTCGATTGCGTTTCTGACAACTTCAACTCTCAGCCGCTGTGCTATTTGGCCTTTTGTGCACTGCAACAGGAGGCGACAACGCGCGCTTTTCGGCGTCATTCACTGCTATTAATCCACCGGAGACTGCGGGGATCCTGCTGGAGAGCTCCAGAGAGGTGAGAGGCGAAGATGCCTAGCCGGAGATCAGGTCGCGCGGCGGCCaaaaaggctgctgctgctcttggtaCGTTTTTTTAGAGTCCTCTTGCGAGTCAGGTCCTGTTTGGCGACTGCTCCTAccatattcttttttttctcctacaTAGAAGCAgtctatctttttttttttgcttgtgcATGAAGTGAATTGCGACTggatttctttctcttgtctATTTCActgtcttctttctctttcatttttctGTTTTGCTGCAGCGCAGTTAGACTTTGTCCGGCTTTCATGGGCTCAAGGAGGAAAAATATGGGAGATCAACCACCCATTCGACTGAAGCTAATTCGCAATTCTGCGCGTAAAGGGAGCACGCCCAAGGGCTATGCCGATCTCGAGGACGAGCCTATGCCAGATGTCCGCGCCAATGCTTCCGCGGACGAGAAGGACGAAGACGTCGAAGAGAacgaagcagcagaagaggagtCCGGCGACGATGACGCAGAGGTCGCAGACAaggacgacgatggcgatgatgacgatgaatcAGAAGCTTCTGCAAAGGAGccaacgccgccgccagagccTGTGATCCGTCGAAAACGATTGGGCCGCCCTCCCAAGAATCGACCGCCCGACTGGGATAACATGGTGACCGTCACAAAGGAAGAGGCCGATACACCGCGTCGCAGAGGTCgcggaggatggagaggacgaGGTGGTCGCAAGGGAGGTCCTGCTGCGCCAAAGGCCGAGCAAGTGATTGACGCCGAGGGCACGGTTGCCGACATTGTCGACGACGAATGCGTCCTCCCTGAGGACCCAGAGGGCGAGACCAAGGTTGACAAGCTGGGCAATCTGCTAGATGGAAGAGACTACCGCTGTCGAACATTCAAGGTGCTCGGTCGAGGCAACCGACTCTATATGTTGTCAACAGAGCCGGCGCGATGCGTGGGTTTCAGGGACAGTTACCTCTTCTTCACGAAGCACCGCAAGCTGTACAAGATTATcgttgatgacgacgagaagCGCGACATGATTGAGCGAGAGATTATCCCCCACTCGTACAAGGGCCGATCAATAGGAATTGTCACGGCTCGGTCAGTGTTTAGGGAGTTTGGCGCCCGGATTGTCGTGGGCGGAAAGCGCATAGTTGACGACTATGCCGTCACTCTGGCCCGCGAGGAGGGTGCCGTCGAGGGCCAGCTCGCCGACCCAGACGATCACTTTGTGCCGGGAGAGCCATACAACAAGAATCAGTATGTTGCGTGGCATGGTGCCAGTGCGGTATATCACACCAATACACCTTCCGTACCGATACCCAGTGGTAAGGTTGAGTCGAAGAAGCGCAAGGTAAACGTCAATGACACAAACTGGATGCTGGAGCATGCACGAGAAGCAAGGTATGCGTGAACTACacataattatattttctatttGACAAGCTTTTTATCTAACACTGCTTCCAGCGCATTCAACGCGGGCATCAACGCCATCAGAAAGCTAAATAACGCTGGCGTTTATGACATTCACACAAACATCATGCAGTATCCAGCCTCCATGCAGCCAACAGTTGCGCGCATCGAGCAAATCTCGccccaagaccaagaagccgccaaagccgACCCCGCGTTCCCCCCTGTGCCCCTGAAGATGGCCAGAAACTTTGCGGTTATCGATACTTACTTTGAGACACCAGCGGCAGGCGGAGCTCCAGCTGCAGTCGAGAAGTCTGACCCAGCAGATTTTGTTGCGCAGTTCAACGGATTAGGTGCTGTGTCAGATGACATCAAGGATTTACTGCCAGCGGAATGCCGAGAGGCATTTGACAAGGCTCTGCAAAGGGAGACGGACTGGAGATCACGCTGGGGACTGGAAGCTACGCACATGTCACGGAAGGATCCGATTATCGACAAGGCCATCGTTCCGTATAACATGACGGGATGAGGTTGGGGCTAGTTCAATGGAGGGCTATGAATTTTGCGATTGAATTTTTGTAAACggagctttcttttcttctttttcttttctttattttaccCCTGGCTcgttttcttattttttttttttttcccgtaaCTACTTAttacaaaggaaaagacggCCGAATGCAAAGATGGCGTTGGGAGTATGAAGAAAGCAGGCGACGAAATTTCGCTCGCCGAGGGATATCTCGTCTAAGCTATGGGTAAGGTGCCGGAGCAGGTTTAGGGAGTAGGTATGTAGTCTTAAtgcagacgatgatgataaaGCCTTGTGTATTactactttctttttggGTTTCATATGACAAGATTGGCTCTTATAACGATGAAAATATCTATCTGGACTGCTGCAGTCGAGTTATGTCACCTGGGTTCAAGTAAATACGCATAGTTCAGGTATATATTCTTGACTtacatttatataacctttttaCGTCTAGATAGCCCACGTTATTCTTGAATGCGCAATCTGGATTCTCAACTAACAGGTCAAGATCATCCTCGGTCAACCTGGTGATGGATCCCACAAGAAGCTAAACGAGACCAGACACGAAACAACAGGGTAGTCAATCACTCAGAGGATCATGAGCGtacagaaagagaaaggcatTCCACACAGTCCTATCTAGGCAGCTCCCCTGGCAACGTCCCTCTCTTTGGCCACCCTGAttcccccttctttttttcttcttcccctcctcTATCTCCTCTTTcgacctcttttttttttcccctcccccgcaACGGCAGCTCTCGAcatggcctttttttctgcggGATTAATTAGTGTCCTGCATGCATAAGCTCATGCAAGCGTTTTCGGTCTGCACATCACACAcatttaaagaaagaaaagaaaaaaaagaaaagaaaaaataggtAGTGGTGCGGCTGCTAGTCGTGGGGAGTAGGTAGCAGTACTCCGTAAAAATCAATATCCCTTACATACAGGTACTCCAATATGCGTTAGTTTGCATCTACTAGTGATGATTGAACCAGGGTATAACACATGTCAGCTTCCGATTCTGCAGTTATTAGGCTCtgtttctttcccttctcttgCTAAAAGGCAAAATAAAACGCCCTCATGCAAGGGTGTATACAGTAGTACAttgaaaaagaagggttCCGTGGAGCCTTTTTCCGATGCTAGTCGggaacacacacacacacacatgcaAACAGTTTGCCCGCCCGGCGCAAATGCACGAATAATGCAGAGAGACGTCATAAAGAAGAGTCTAGATTttcaaagaagagggagagacgGAGAGCTAAGGAAACCCCCTCTCAGTCGGGTTGCTCGCATGAGGTTGATATTCGGGGGGACCAACCATGAAGCCACTTTGGATGTACAGCCATAAAAGACATTGGCGGCAAAAGTCGGTTTCAGCATGTACCTCGCAGATTGACATGTAACAACATTTTGGGCTGTGATTTTCTTGATGTTTATTATCAAGAAATATCTCCGATACAGGCGTTTGAAACGCCTGCGCAAGAAAAGCACGGGGCATTATGTGTCTGTCTAAATGCAAATCATGTGGGAAATACGAGATGTAATTCGGGTGTACAGAAAATCAGCGTGAATACTAGCAGATTAAAATTCAGCAGATGAAGGAATTATAGCTCAGTGGGAGATTTTTATTCCGAAGAAGGAGAGTCTATAGAAGGGGCAGTTATTTACATATTGGTTTCAACATACCCAGCTTGAGCCTCAAACTTTTGGAAGCCATCTTAAACACCTatataagaatattatttagaaaaaaattattattattattattactattattattttatttaatatttttagatTAATtaccatatatatatatatatatatatatatatattataccaCACAAAGAGCCTTGGATGAATGATAAATCAACAGCAAGTTACCGTTTTAAACGCTCACATACAAGGAAGTGCAAGTATAGCCATTCATCCATATGAATAAGACACGCCTCACGCCACGCAAGCTCCCATCCCGTATTATGTACTTTCGCCCTCTcatgtaatttttttttttcttttcatttctgcCTGGGCATAATCGGGGCTCATCAGCAACTTCCCCTTTCCGGCCGTAGACCAATCGAATCGAATCAAATCGAAGCTGCAAGGTCCCATGTCATAAGggacctctctctctccgctgACGTTACAATACTGCATGTGCTTATCTACAGGTACCAGCGttgtattattaatatacaaTGAACGAAGAGAGTAAAATACAAACAGTCAACGCCATCTGGTACAAGTATTATTCAGTTGTGCCCATTCACCGTGCACCCATATTCCCACCCACACACCccccaaaagaaaaaaaaaaaaggaaaatcgaaaaagaagaaaaagaagagaagaaatcaTTCTATGCTAACTACTTGTAGCTGTAAACTAAAATTTAGAGATATATGTTGGataaggttaaaaaaaaaaaaaaaagtccaacTTGACAGGACACTAGTTGTGACCCATCAACGCCAAAACACCAGATGCCCATGATTCTATTTCTCGTAAATCTCTTTCCCATCTTGTTTGTCTGTCTTCTTGTCGTTATTTTTGATATGCTCAACTGGGCCCAGTTTGGCCCGACAAGACAAAAGGAGGCACAGATATGACCATTACATCTGTACAGCCTCTTTGTTATTTATATCGGCCAAGtctctcttcgtcatcttctatTAATTCGTATGCCGGTCGGAATTCTTGTTCGTTTCCTTGCCTCTTTAATCGAGGGTTTGGCAGAGTATCGCGTCTTCCGCCAAGACTCGTGTATCCCTTTCCACATTCATTAATATCCATAAACCCTAacatggaagagaaaaaagacagcCATGTCCAAACATACCTGGTCGTATAGACAGCAATAAGGAATATCCAAATGGCGAGTAAACTAAGTTCCCAGTT is drawn from Trichoderma asperellum chromosome 4, complete sequence and contains these coding sequences:
- a CDS encoding uncharacterized protein (BUSCO:EOG092D3MM0), encoding MPSRRSGRAAAKKAAAALGSTPKGYADLEDEPMPDVRANASADEKDEDVEENEAAEEESGDDDAEVADKDDDGDDDDESEASAKEPTPPPEPVIRRKRLGRPPKNRPPDWDNMVTVTKEEADTPRRRGRGGWRGRGGRKGGPAAPKAEQVIDAEGTVADIVDDECVLPEDPEGETKVDKLGNLLDGRDYRCRTFKVLGRGNRLYMLSTEPARCVGFRDSYLFFTKHRKLYKIIVDDDEKRDMIEREIIPHSYKGRSIGIVTARSVFREFGARIVVGGKRIVDDYAVTLAREEGAVEGQLADPDDHFVPGEPYNKNQYVAWHGASAVYHTNTPSVPIPSGKVESKKRKVNVNDTNWMLEHAREASAFNAGINAIRKLNNAGVYDIHTNIMQYPASMQPTVARIEQISPQDQEAAKADPAFPPVPLKMARNFAVIDTYFETPAAGGAPAAVEKSDPADFVAQFNGLGAVSDDIKDLLPAECREAFDKALQRETDWRSRWGLEATHMSRKDPIIDKAIVPYNMTG